The Coprobacillus cateniformis DNA window ACAAGGTACCCATTTATTAGAAAAGGTTTATATTTCTTTAAACTCTTTCAAGAAAAAGAATACATTGATTATATAATCGAACAAAATGGTAAAGACAGTTATCTATGCGTAGATCAAACAAAAAGTTACCGTCCTTTAATAAATGATGATAGTTTACAAATTACCAGAGATTCTAAAGACTGGTTTGCTCAAGATAGTACACCTATTCGTGGAATTCCTTATATTGGAAGACTAAGTAAATATTCAAATGAATTTATAATCTATGGCTTTCAAAAATGGGGTATGACTTTGTCACAAGTTGCTGCAAGACTTATTAGTGATTTGATTTTAGATAAAGAAAATCCATATGAAGATTTATATGCATGTCATTATTTCTCTATGTCTTTTGCAAAAAAATATACAAATAAGGTGTGGAAAAATACTAAAAAAGGCATGATTATGAATCGTTTTCAAAACGATCCATTAATCACTTTAGAGAATCAAGATGGTATGGTAACAAAGGTCAATGGAAAGTTAACAGCAGTATATAAGGATAAAAAAGGTGAACTCCATTTTCTCACACCATATTGTCCTCATTTAAAATGTGTTGTAGATTTTTGTAAGAAGGATCAGACTTGGACATGTCCTTGCCATCAATCTGTTTATGATGCATATGGCCATCTTATGGAAGGACCAAGTCTTTATTCCTTAAAGAAAACGCAAGATAAATCATAGTAACCTCTCACTGAGAGGTTTTTTTACTAAAAGTGTATTTTTATCTTGACTACTCCCTAAGGGAGTAGCATATGATAAATATGCAATTAAAAAAGGGAGGATGCTAAATGCTTATAAAGGATGTTTGTAAACTTTGCCATGTCACAAAAAAAGCCCTTGTTTATTATGAAGACAAAGGACTTATTTCTCCACTTATAATGGAAAATGGTTATCGAGATTATAGTCAAAAAGATATCAAGATCATTAAAGAAATTTGTGTTTTAAGACATTGTGGAATAAGTGTGTCAGATATTAAAATTATTCTATTAGATACTAATAAAAAAACAGTGATAAAGAAATATCAAAAATTAAATAATTTACATATAGAAAGTTATTTAAAAATGAATGAGAGTCTTCAACGATTGACACAGAATTATGATATTGAAAAAGAATTTAATCATTTAGTTGAAAAGAATGATTGTCTTCTTACTGTAAGAGAAAAACTTATTTTAGCGTTTCCAGGTTGTTATGGACTTTTTTTGTCATTACATTTTGGAAGATTCTTAAATGAAAGTATTGATACTAAAGAAAAGCATAAAGCTTATGTTCAGATGATTCATTATTTAGACCATTTGGTTATTTCTCAAGAATTGGTTGATTATATGAAATCAATATTTAATGACAAGTATGATATCTTTGCTTTAGAACAACAAATCTATCTTGATACAACAAATGCTTTTCATGACTTTGAAAACTATTTCAAAGAGCACCAAGAGCAATTGGAAAATTATATTGAGTATAAACTATCAGATGAATACAAAGATTCATTGGTAAAAAAAGTTCAAGAAGAAATATTAATTTTTCAAAAGGAAACAGGATATCAAGATAACTTTATTGAGAACTTAAAGATTCTTAGTTCTTCTTATCGAGAGTATCTTCATCAGTTAGAAAAACTCAAAAAGCAATATATATATTTCCACAAGTCCAAGAATTCTCATCAAATGCTTTAAATACATATTTCTTGAAAAATTGAGCAATAACTTTCATTTTTTACGAAAACTACGTATAATGTAATTATACGAGGGGATGATTTTATGAAATGTGATGTCTGTGGAACAAAGATTCCAATAGCTGAGAGTACATGCCCAAATTGTGGATACCGAGTGAAAAAGGATGTTGTTCAATCTTTTGATGCATCCAATAAGACACATGAGCATATTCGTACACAATCAACAAAAACCTATGTCAAGCCAAATATACCAGATATGAGTATGTTTCAAACACCAAAATGGATTATAGGAATAGCAGTTGCTTTTGTTGTTGTAGTCATAATTATGACAGTTCTACCACTATTATCAAAGTCTTCTCGTTCTTCCAGTGACTGGTCTGAAATGACTTTCCAGGAAGTTATTGATTTGGGAGAGGGAGAAGGAACAATTGAGCTTGCACAAAGTTCACTTGAAAAAGTTCAAAATCTTATGAGCAATACACTTCACATAGAAGATATATATACCCATGAATATTGTAGTGATTATGATGATTCTGTAAACGCAAGTTTTTCTGTACAAGGGTATAGTCAAGATGTATATTATAGTGTTAATTACACATATGTAGATAGAGAATTGCTGTCATCTGAATTAACAATTTCTGGAACCAGCCAAAAAAGTATAAAAGATTTAGAAACTTTACCAATGAATAAGGATATAGTCACAAAACTTGGGGATTATATGGATATTCACAATGCATACGAGTATTTTGATCAAGGACGTTTAAAGCTTGTTAAGTTAAAAGATTATAATGATCAGTATGAATATGTTCATTCTCAAAATCCATATGTATTTATTCATGAAAAGGTTTATTCTCGTAATGAATTTGAATATTATTGTACCATTTCAAGTCGTTAGAAATAACGACTTTTCATATTGTCACAAAATTTGATACGAGATATGAAAGAATTCATTTTCGTATTCGTAGCAAAGTTATTAAAAAAGTATTATAATAAAATTATATATGAGGAGGAATCTTATGAAAAAAATTATGTCATTATTATTGATGATGAGTTTTATCTTGGCTGGATGTTCATCATCGAAAAGTGCAGATACAATGAAAGTATTAACGCCAAATGGAGCAACAGCCTTATCTTTAGTAGGTGTTTATGAAGAAATAACAAAGAATGGTGAAGTGAAAATTGTTGAAGGAAGTGAACTGATTAGCAGTGAACTTGTTAAAAAGGATAGTGAATTTGATGCTATTATTGCACCTATTAATTTAGGCTGTCAATTAATTGCAAAAGGTCAAACAGATTATAGATTAGCTGGCGTTTTGACATGGGGAAACCTTTATTTGGTACAAAATGAAGATGTAACTAATAATGAATTAGCAGCATTTGGTGAAAAGGCTGTTCCAGGAAAGATTTTTAATCTGGTAAAAGAATCATCGGATATTATGAAGAATTCTAAAGTTACTTATTATAATGCAGTGAGTGATGTACAAGCACAAGTCTTAGCAGGAAAATGTCAGTATGCATTAATGGCTGAACCTGCTGCAACTGCAACTATTGGAAAAGCAAAGCAAAATGGAACAACATTAAAAATAGTCGCTTCGCTACAAGAACTTTATCAAAAACAATCTGGGTCTATAGAGGCAGGCTATCCACAAGCGGCTATTTTTGTTAAAAATAAAGATGATGTGAAAGATTTATTATCAAAGATAGAAGCATTTACATCTGGTAAAAAAGATGAAGAATTATTAACAAAGTCAATTGATAAAATTGGTGCTGAAACATTTGGTATTCCAAGTGCAGCTATTGGAGCGAAGACATGGACAAATCAAAACATCAATTATAAAGATGCCGCAAGTGTTAAAGAAGATATTCAATCATTACTGAAACAATTTGGCATTGAATATAGTGATGATATGCTAATCAAATAATGAAGCATAAAATTAATCTTGTTGTTTATATTTTGTTGTTATGGCAACTGGTTGCTGTTATTGTCAATAAAGAGGTCATTGTTCCTTATCCTTTAGATGTTTTTCAAAGAATGATTGACATGCTTACTGATTTCAATTTTTATCAGACTCTATTTATAACCCTATCACATGTTATTATAGTGGTTGCAATAAGTGCACTTATTGCATTTGTGTTAGCTTATCTAGGATATCAAAAACCACTTATAGATGAATATGTTTCACCATTACTAACAATGATTCAAGCAATACCTAATATTTCATTTATTATACTTGTATTGGTTTGGGTATCATCATTACAAACTGTCTATATTGTGCTTTTTCTAGTTGTTTTTCCTCTATTGTATAATAATTTTATACAGGGTTTTAAAAGTATTGATCATGACTTGCGAGATGTTATATTATTATATCATCCAACATGTTTTGAAAAGTATTTCAAAGTATATTTACCTCTGATTCGTCCAAGCTTTTTATCAGGAATGAAGAGTTCATTAAGTCTTGGTGTAAAAGTTGCAGTGATGGCTGAGATACTAGCTGGACTCCCTTATGGTGTAGGAAGAGCAATCAATTATAGTCGAATTCAATTTGATATGGTTGGAGTTTTTGCATGGACCGTTTGGTTAGTTATTATGATATTGTTTATTGACTATATATTAAATAAAGTTATGCATGATCATGAATTTTAAGTACAAGATATTGTAGTGAACCCTAAAAGTGGAATTAAAATTTAATATTTATTGTAAGGCTTGATTCCTAACTTGTAAAGGAGTTAGGCCTTTTCATTTTTCATTGTGTCTTCCTTTTGGCTTATTATTAAGACCATCATAACCTCATTTTTCATAATTGTTAATCCATTGATTGATTTGTCCATCTGCAATATCGTATAAAATCATTAATAACATCTTAGACTCTCATGAGCGAAAATATAAGCTTACTATTTCTTTTTTATCTTTATATGTTAATTTTGAATGTTAAAAAAACCTCTTGTTCATAGTTCAACTTTTGAGGTTCAATTCAATTTAATATTCTTTTAATAACAAGGAAATCTAATTTTATTTTCATTTTTATCTCCCTTCTGTAATTGATATTACAAAACGGAAATTATATAAAAAAGCCAAGAATTATACTTCTTGGCAAAATAAGATATTTTATTATTTAATAATAAGTATAGTAATACGATTTCATTTCTTTAATTGTATTTTCTTTAGCTATTCCCTTTTTTTGTGGAGAAGGAGAACACCCAGAAATTATTAAGGCAACGAGAATTAATATTGTCTTCATTTTCAATTGCTCTTTTCACAATCATTATTAGCACATATATATTAAAGTTTATACTTGTATTTATTTTAGTTAGAATATGAAGTTATTCTATTTTTTATATCTTAATTCAAATTTTTAAGAGATAATGCAGTATGACATTGAATCAATCAAACTGGTTAACTGAATTACTACTTCATTAACGTATTTTTCTTCAGTTCATAAGATGGATGATACAGCCCTGTTGGTTCATAAAATTCATCACCAATATAACTGAAACCTAATTTAAGTAATAATTTTGATGATGCTATATTATTAGGATTATGACCTGCAAACAACTCTTCTGCCTTCAAAACAGTAAATGCATAATTTATTACTGTTTTTGCTGCTTCCATTGCATATCCTTGTCCCCAAAACTTTGGACGCAGATGAAAACCTATTTCATATTTACCTTTGCTATATGGTTTTAATCCACAGCAACCAATCAATTCGTTTGAGTCAAGTTTAAAAATAGGCCAGTATTGAATATTATACATCGATTTATTTTTTATTTCTTTTTCTAATCGTGTTCTAATATCATTCGTACTGAATTTACCGCTAGCACAAATGAATCTTGTGACATCAGGATCTCCCCATAATAATTCTGCCAGTTTGATATCATCTTTTTCCCATTCAGAAAATCCTATTCTATTTGTAGTTAAGAAAAAATCTCTATCCATTTGTATACCTCCTAAAATTCTAATTTGTTGAATCGAATAATTCTTATTATTTACTGAATTCACATTCATATGTTACATATGAATGTGAAAGATGATAGCCTAGCTTTTCTGCCAAATGTACTGACCTTAAATCGTGAGCATCCCAACTAGGATAGATATTATTTGCAAGGCATTCCAAAATCAGCTTTGCTCCACAAACTGTAGCCAGACCTTTTTTTCTGTATTCTGGTTTTGTATCAATCTCGATTTCTATTCCATTCTTATATATGGCATAAGGAGAAGCACCAGAAACCAACTGTCCTTTATGAAGTATTGCTACTCCAAGTGCACGCTCTTTATAATCTTGATAATTCTCAAATTGGGAGCATAAATCAACTGACCAATTTTCTTTCTTTGCTAGTTCAAAAACTTCACAGTCAAATTGCCTGATTTCATAGTCATCATCAAGAGATTCTACTATTGATTTAAGATATTCTTTATCAAAAATATCAGGTTCTTTTTTAATTGCATATCGTAATGTTTTTTTTGCTTTTTTTCCAAAAGTGTGTTCAATCATTGGATACCAATCTTCATTATTAGCTGCAATAAGCATAAAGTCACGGACTGGAATTGACTTTAATAAATTTTCATTTGGAATTCCAGCACAAAAACTGAAATCACCATTTATTACAATGGCAGATTCAGGAGTCATTTCATCATCCGTAATCAGTGTCCCCATATACCCTTGCAGACAAGACCAGATTAACGCTTCTTCCCAATTTTGGAATAGCGCAATTGCTTTCTCATTATACATAAACTCACCTTATCCCCCCCACTAGACAAACTCTATTTTATGAAACGCTTTCTGCTTTGATTGTATCATAGAAGCTTTATAACCACAAATCTTTATGAAAAAAAGAAAGTCTATTATCCTTTAGACTTTCCTTTTCTTATTATTTCTTTTCATACTGTAAACTATAGCTCCCGCAGATATCAGCAGTATTCCGATATTGAATCCAATAGAATTCATATCTCCTGTTGGTGGTACTTCATGGGGAACTGCTGTTCCTACTTCTGTAATCTCAAATTCCTTCACTATCTCTGCTGAATGATAGTATTCATCTTCCCCTACACTAATCTTCACCCTATATGTTCCCACTTCTCTTGGTGCTGAATTCAATTTCACCCAGCTGTCTTCTCTTTTTTCTTCATACAGGATTGTGATAGGCTTTGATGAGCCTTTGACTGTAAGATCTGTTTCATTTAATTCTATTGGCTGACCATCATATGTCTTGCTTAGCTCCTTATTAAGAGTAATGAGACTATCTCCCTTTTTCACATTTAAATGAAGCGTCACCTGCATCGTTTCTTTTCCATTGCCTGATGTTCCACAATCATACTTATATACAATAGGTGTTCCCACCTGATAGTGACTTACAATCCCTGTTTCCTTATCCAAGTCTCCTCCACTTATCATCGTCATGTTATTTGGATCGATTCCTTTGTATGCTTCCTTTATATTAAAGCTGCTTCCTACGACATCCAAATTGACTGTAGAATCTGTTTTATTTAATTCAGTCAGATTTTCATTATTCCCAAGGTTGAGATAAGCTAATGGGCTATTCTCACACCTCAGGATATTTAAATTCTTATGCTGACTTACATCCAGTATATTTAGATGGGTATTATTACAAATTAAATTCCTTAAAGCTAGATTAGCACTGATATCCAGTTCCCTAATATCAGTATCACTAACACCTAACCCCATTAATGCTTTATTTTGACTATGTAATCTTTGTACCTGAACAATACAAAAACCACAATTCTGAATTACCGCTGACATCCAGATGCCCAATCTCTGTATTATCCACGTACAGTGCTAGTAATCTCTTATTGCTTTTGACCTTTAAATCTTTAATACCTGTAGAGCTTAAATCCAAGTATTCCAATTCTTCAAGCCCCATTATATTTAATGAGAATAGATTTTGATTATCCGCACAGTTGATCAATCTGAGTCTCTTATTGCTCGTTAAATCAAGACTTTCTATGCTTGTTCTCCAGCATTTTAGTTCCAGAAGCGATGTGAAATATTCGATTCCTTTTACACTTTTTATCTGTGTATTTCCACCAATACTTATTCTAGTTGCTGCTTCAAGTTCGGCTACAGACAGCACATCATTGCCATTTTTATCAAATTCCGTTTTAACATATTCTCTGAATGCTGAATCTGGGAAGTTTTTGACATTAATCGAAACTTCTCCTTCCTTTGGCAGTTGTGGAATAGGAACGGGTACCTGATATATTCCCAATAAAGTAAAGTCTAGATTTATCCACAATTCCCCACTGCTGATGGATGTAGCTTCTTGTATAATTCTCATTGTTATATCGAGAAGCTCACATTCTATTCCACCCTTTGTAATGGTTTTACCCTCAAGAGCTTCCTTTACAATTTCATATATTTCCTGTTCTGTAATCTCATTGCTTACCTTTCCATCTAGTGCCTTCTCTATAAGCTCCAAAGCTTCATCTGTTGTAATAGTGCTTTGCCCTGTTGCCTTGACACTGGTCAATGGCATTGTGCCTAATAGGATTGCTATTGTAAATAGACATATCCCTATTTTCTTCATTATTCTTTTCATTCTCTTCATCTCCTTTTCATCCTGTTTCTAAACATATACCTTTGCGAATATCTATTATTATATCATAAGTACCTCATAAATTTACATTCTACAATAAAATCAGCTAAATATTGTTGGTTTTTTTATTTTTCTCAACTTTTTATGCTGTCCGTTAAGGTATGCTATTGTGAATAGATGTCATAAATTCTATCAACTTTCTTCAATCATCTTTAGGGCATGATAAACTTTCTCATGAGTAATTGGCTTCATATTGAAGTAGGGGATACCCAGTTGATATGCCTGTACCCCAAAGTCCAGATCTGAGAACCATATCAGCCTTCCGAGTGAAACTTTCAGTCCTGTGATGATATCAAGTCCAGCCACGCCAGCCTTTGCTACAATGACGGGATTGGCTGGCTTTTCTTTGAGCAGACAGGTGAGTTCCTGCCAGTTGGTACAGCAGCGTATCAGCACTTGAACATTCCTGCCTTTACAGTAGTCAATGACAGACTTTTCAATCACAAGAGTCTCTACAATGTCATGGTCACAAATAATTAATTCCATACATACTCGCTCCTTTCTGTGCGTGGTCTTTCCTACTCTTACCATATCAAAAATAAGGAACATTTCAATAGGTTGGCTGCAAATTGCAGATTTTGGCATAAATTTGCATGGAATTGATTCACTTTTTATATAAAATAGGGTTGACAAATTCTTTTTACTCGTTCACTTCCTGTTAAGGGAATATTAAAAATCATAGATGTAGCAGTTGATTATAAGACATTCAAAAGAGGTTATGGGTTCTTGTATGCATGTAATTAAAGATAAATTTTGACATTAGACAGTCAAAAAACTATACCATTAATGCATACTGGAGTTATATGAAAGATGTGATAGTTAAGTCTGAATTTTCTATTAGATTACTTAATGATGGTTCTTTCTTAGATGTTTATGCAATGCCAAAAGATAATACACCATTTGATATGCGTGATATTATTAAAAAAAGAAACAGTAAAAAAGATTGAAATTCAATTTCAATCTTTTCTAAACTTCATTTTTCTTAATATTATCAAAACGTTTTGTTGTGACTATAATAACCAAAGCAATTACAACAATTATAGCACTAATTAAGAAGATTTTATATGATCCAAAATATTGATAAATACTTCCAAAAATGTAACCATAGATAGCTTTAGCAATACTCATTGCAGCATTTAACAATGTAATTGCAGTGCCAAATACAGCAGGATTTACAACCTCTCTGATATAGGCTAAACTTGCTACTGTTGAACATGCAACACCTAAACAGTGAACAATGCTTATTAAAACAAAGACATATGAATTAGGAATAAAAGCATAAACGAATAAACGTATAGCCATTAAGGCTGTTGCAATAGTAAAAAATTTTTTATAACCAAGTCTTTTTATAATCTGTGAGGCAACCATAAGAAATAAGAATTCAGGTAAAACTTGGACAAATGTTAACCAACTGATTAAAGAATTATCTCCTTTAAGAGTAGAAATCAAGTGGTTACCAGCATAAGCACCAGAACTGTCTACAACAATTTGTGTAATCATAATTAAAACTAAGATAAAAATAAAGTTTTTATTTGTGAGCAGTTCTTTAAAGTTACCTTTTTGAGGTTTCTCTTTCTCTTCTTCTTTTGGATCTGCTTTTGGAAAGGTAAAGCAGATGAATAAGGC harbors:
- a CDS encoding GNAT family N-acetyltransferase yields the protein MYNEKAIALFQNWEEALIWSCLQGYMGTLITDDEMTPESAIVINGDFSFCAGIPNENLLKSIPVRDFMLIAANNEDWYPMIEHTFGKKAKKTLRYAIKKEPDIFDKEYLKSIVESLDDDYEIRQFDCEVFELAKKENWSVDLCSQFENYQDYKERALGVAILHKGQLVSGASPYAIYKNGIEIEIDTKPEYRKKGLATVCGAKLILECLANNIYPSWDAHDLRSVHLAEKLGYHLSHSYVTYECEFSK
- a CDS encoding MerR family transcriptional regulator; protein product: MLIKDVCKLCHVTKKALVYYEDKGLISPLIMENGYRDYSQKDIKIIKEICVLRHCGISVSDIKIILLDTNKKTVIKKYQKLNNLHIESYLKMNESLQRLTQNYDIEKEFNHLVEKNDCLLTVREKLILAFPGCYGLFLSLHFGRFLNESIDTKEKHKAYVQMIHYLDHLVISQELVDYMKSIFNDKYDIFALEQQIYLDTTNAFHDFENYFKEHQEQLENYIEYKLSDEYKDSLVKKVQEEILIFQKETGYQDNFIENLKILSSSYREYLHQLEKLKKQYIYFHKSKNSHQML
- a CDS encoding GNAT family N-acetyltransferase; translated protein: MDRDFFLTTNRIGFSEWEKDDIKLAELLWGDPDVTRFICASGKFSTNDIRTRLEKEIKNKSMYNIQYWPIFKLDSNELIGCCGLKPYSKGKYEIGFHLRPKFWGQGYAMEAAKTVINYAFTVLKAEELFAGHNPNNIASSKLLLKLGFSYIGDEFYEPTGLYHPSYELKKNTLMK
- a CDS encoding FAD-dependent oxidoreductase, producing the protein MNQSYWQKTSKKKIGKKIETDIATDIVIIGGGLSGVALAYQLKDSPYQVIVVDKDELGSHTSGHTTAKVTTLHSTLYRDITKHYDIHQAYLYYKSNQQAFDEIENIIQKENIACDYQKNNSFIYTDDPNYVKDIQEQTDIFHSLRIETIHDENHLASLGLKNQAIFHPLKYLYKLVDICQKSGVSFYEHSEVTHIERKDDSFIIDINEHHIQCHYLVHATRYPFIRKGLYFFKLFQEKEYIDYIIEQNGKDSYLCVDQTKSYRPLINDDSLQITRDSKDWFAQDSTPIRGIPYIGRLSKYSNEFIIYGFQKWGMTLSQVAARLISDLILDKENPYEDLYACHYFSMSFAKKYTNKVWKNTKKGMIMNRFQNDPLITLENQDGMVTKVNGKLTAVYKDKKGELHFLTPYCPHLKCVVDFCKKDQTWTCPCHQSVYDAYGHLMEGPSLYSLKKTQDKS
- a CDS encoding ABC transporter permease, whose product is MKHKINLVVYILLLWQLVAVIVNKEVIVPYPLDVFQRMIDMLTDFNFYQTLFITLSHVIIVVAISALIAFVLAYLGYQKPLIDEYVSPLLTMIQAIPNISFIILVLVWVSSLQTVYIVLFLVVFPLLYNNFIQGFKSIDHDLRDVILLYHPTCFEKYFKVYLPLIRPSFLSGMKSSLSLGVKVAVMAEILAGLPYGVGRAINYSRIQFDMVGVFAWTVWLVIMILFIDYILNKVMHDHEF
- a CDS encoding zinc ribbon domain-containing protein codes for the protein MKCDVCGTKIPIAESTCPNCGYRVKKDVVQSFDASNKTHEHIRTQSTKTYVKPNIPDMSMFQTPKWIIGIAVAFVVVVIIMTVLPLLSKSSRSSSDWSEMTFQEVIDLGEGEGTIELAQSSLEKVQNLMSNTLHIEDIYTHEYCSDYDDSVNASFSVQGYSQDVYYSVNYTYVDRELLSSELTISGTSQKSIKDLETLPMNKDIVTKLGDYMDIHNAYEYFDQGRLKLVKLKDYNDQYEYVHSQNPYVFIHEKVYSRNEFEYYCTISSR
- a CDS encoding MFS transporter; the protein is MKDKNILKFQVFYFLLIGAVGCFTPYINVYLEQSIGLNGSQIGLITAISLILGVCVIPLWGIIGDKTRKYNLMLMISLAASIVVLYFYSKQTVYIGVIVFALMLEVARLGSTPMADTITMNYTAKIGGNYGSIRGMGSLGYMLGSMAVGFLADMYGLDGPLFTSYILLLGIALFICFTFPKADPKEEEKEKPQKGNFKELLTNKNFIFILVLIMITQIVVDSSGAYAGNHLISTLKGDNSLISWLTFVQVLPEFLFLMVASQIIKRLGYKKFFTIATALMAIRLFVYAFIPNSYVFVLISIVHCLGVACSTVASLAYIREVVNPAVFGTAITLLNAAMSIAKAIYGYIFGSIYQYFGSYKIFLISAIIVVIALVIIVTTKRFDNIKKNEV